The Mus caroli chromosome 1, CAROLI_EIJ_v1.1, whole genome shotgun sequence genome has a window encoding:
- the Eef1aknmt gene encoding eEF1A lysine and N-terminal methyltransferase translates to MNLLPKSSKEFGSADYWEKFFQQRGKTAFEWYGTYLELCEVLHKYIKPKEKVLVIGCGNSELSEQLYDVGYQDIVNIDISEVVIKQMKERNGSRRPHMSFLKMDMTQLEFPDATFQVVLDKGTLDAVLTDEEEVTLRQVDRMLAEVGRVLQVGGRYLCISLAQAHILKKAVGHFSREGWMVRVHQVASSQDRVSEAEPRFSLPVFAFVMTKFRPVPGSALQIFELCTQEQGKPVRLESADQLVEAVRERQYYAWLCSQLRCKAGLGSVSLDLCSGDTGEPRYTLHVVDNPTVKPSRDNHFAIFIIPQGRETEWLFGMEEGRKQLAASAGFRRLVTVALHRGQRYAGMESIQAELSARVMELAPAGLPPQQQVPFLSVGGDIGVRTVQHRDHSALSGDYVIEDVQGEDRWYFRRLIFLSNRNVVQSEARLLKDTSHRAQKKRKKDRKKQRPADTSEDFPPAPGQSIDKSYLCCEHHKAMVAGLALLRNPELLLETPLALLVVGLGGGSLPLFVHDHFPKSRIDAVEIDPTMLEVASQWFGFSQSDRMKVHIADGLDYITSLAGGEARPHYDVIMFDVDSKDPTLGMSCPPPAFVDQLFLQKVKSILSHDGVFILNLVCRDLRLKDSVLAGLKAAFPLLYVRRIEGEVNEILFCQLHPEQKLATPELLEMAQVLERTLRKPGQGWDDTYVLSDMLKTVKIV, encoded by the exons GTGCTTGTGATCGGATGTGGCAACTCAGAGCTCAGTGAACAACTCTATGACGTGGGCTATCAGGATATCGTGAACATCGACATCAGCGAGGTTGTCATCAAGCAGATGAAGGAACGCAATGGCAGCCGACGGCCCCACATGAGTTTCCTGAAGATGGACATGACCCAGCTGGAGTTTCCTGACGCCACATTCCAGGTGGTGTTGGACAAGGGCACGCTGGATGCTGTCCTGACAGATGAGGAGGAGGTGACCCTGCGTCAGGTGGACAGGATGCTAGCTGAGGTTGGCCGTGTCCTGCAGGTGGGCGGTCGCTACCTCTGCATCTCCCTGGCTCAGGCTCACATCCTGAAGAAAGCAGTGGGCCACTTCTCTCGGGAGGGGTGGATGGTGAGGGTACACCAGGTGGCCAGCAGCCAGGACCGGGTGTCTGAAGCCGAGCCCCGCTTCTCCCTGCCCGTCTTTGCCTTCGTCATGACTAAGTTCAGGCCAGTCCCTGGCTCCGCCCTTCAGATCTTTGAGCTGTGTACTCAGGAGCAGGGCAAGCCCGTAAGGCTGGAGAGTGCCGATCAGCTGGTGGAGGCTGTGCGGGAGCGCCAGTACTATGCTTGGCTGTGTAGTCAGCTGCGCTGCAAAGCCGGGCTGGGGAGTGTGTCCCTGGACTTGTGCAGTGGGGACACGGGGGAGCCACGCTACACCCTCCACGTGGTGGACAATCCCACTGTGAAACCATCGCGGGACAATCATTTTGCCATTTTCATCA TCCCCCAGGGTCGCGAGACCGAGTGGCTCTTTGGCATGGAGGAGGGCCGGAAGCAGCTGGCAGCCAGTGCGGGCTTCAGGAGGTTGGTCACAGTGGCTCTCCATCGAGGCCAGCGGTACGCTGGCATGGAAAGCATTCAAGCAGAGCTGTCAGCCAGAGTCATGGAGCTGGCCCCGGCTGGGTTGCCTCCCCAGCAGCAG GTGCCCTTCCTGTCTGTGGGCGGGGACATCGGGGTCCGGACTGTGCAGCACCGAGACCACAGTGCCTTGAGTGGTGACTATGTTATTGAGGATGTGCAAGGGGAAGACAGATGGTACTTTCGGCGGCTCATCTTCCTCAGTAACAGGAACGTGGTGCAGTCGGAAGCCAGGCTGCTGAAGGATACGTCTCACAGAG CCCAGAAGAAACGGAAAAAGGACAGGAAAAAACAGCGACCTGCTGATACTTCTGAGGACTTTCCGCCTGCCCCAGGGCAGTCCATCGATAAGAGTTACCTGTGCTGTGAACACCATAAAGCCATGGTTGCTGGCCTTGCCCTGCTGAGAAACCCCGAGCTGCTCTTAG AGACTCCACTGGCATTGCTGGTGGTGGGTCTGGGTGGAGGTAGCCTCCCTCTCTTCGTTCACGATCATTTCCCGAAGTCCCGTATCGATGCTGTTGAGATTGACCCCACCATGTTGGAAGTGGCCTCTCAGTGGTTTGGCTTCTCACAGAGCGACCGGATGAAGGTTCACATTGCAGATGGTCTTGACTACATTACCAGCCTGGCAGGAGGAGAAG cGCGGCCTCACTATGATGTGATAATGTTTGATGTAGACAGTAAGGATCCGACGCTGGGGATGAGCTGTCCTCCCCCAGCATTTGTGGACCAACTTTTCCTGCAGAAGGTCAAAAGCATCCTGTCTCACGACG GCGTCTTCATCCTTAACCTTGTGTGTCGGGACTTGAGGTTAAAGGACTCAGTGCTGGCTGGACTCAAGGCAGCCTTCCCTCTCCTCTACGTCCGGCGGATTGAAGGTGAAGTGAATGAGATCCTGTTTTGTCAGCTGCATCCAGAACAGAAACTTGCTACACCAGAGCTCCTGGAAATGGCCCAGGTTTTGGAGCGGACCCTGCGGAAGCCTGGGCAGGGTTGGGATGACACCTATGTTCTGTCAGATATGCTGAAGACTGTGAAGATTGTGTGA